The DNA sequence ATTAGAAGCCTCCCAGCTTATAGTCCAAGAGAACAACATTAATAACATCAACGCCCGCGCCGCCGACCTCAAAAACTGGATTGGCGCCGTCGTGGCGTACAAGGAATCGTGCCTGGACGGCTTCGACACCGACGGAGAGAAGGAGGTGCAATCCAAGTTGAAAACCGAAAGTTTGGACAGTGTTGGGAAGTTAACGGCGTTAGCGCTTGACGTTGTATCCGGCTTCGCGGAAATACTCTCTGACTTCAATTTGGATCTGATTACCAAGACTTCGTCTCGTCGTCTTCTCGATGTGGACCAAGAAGGATATCCATCGTGGTTGTCCATGCCGGATCGGAAGCTCTTGGCGGATACAGCTTCCGTTAAACCTAATGTGGTCGTTGCCAAGGATGGTAGTGGCGATTATAAGAGCGTTGAGGAGGCTATTAACTCCTACCCCAAGAATCATCAAGGCAGATACATTATCTACGTCAAGGCTGGTACCTACGATGAATACATCAAAGTCGACAAAAAGAAGGCTAGACTTCTAATCTACGGCGATGGCCCCACAAAGTCAATTATCACCGGCAATAAAAACGTCGTCGATGGTTATAAGACAATTAGAACCGCTACCTTCTGTGAGTTACTCttctattttcatttcaatGACTAGGTATCAAACAACACGTGAAAACAGTATATTAATATGTGACAACCGTTTGCAGCGACGGTGGCAGAAGATTTCATTGCAAAATCTATCGCATTTGTGAACACCGCCGGCGCGGCCAAACACCAAGCAGTGGCGCTGCGCGTGCAAGGCGATCGGTCGGCCTTCTTCGACTGCGCCATGCACGGTTACCAGGACACGCTGTACACCCACGCTCATCGTCAGTTCTACCGCAACTGCGAAATCTCCGGCACGGTGGACTTCATTTTCGGCTACGGCACAACCCTGATCCAGAACTCGAGGATCATTGTGCGGAAGCCAGATCCGAATCAGCAGAACATTGTGGTGGCGGACGGGACGGACCAAAAGAACATGCCGACGGGAGCGGTGCTACAAAACTGCGAGATCGTGGCGGAGCCGGAACTGGAGCAGGTAAAGACGTCGTTCAAGTCATACTTGGCGAGGCCGTGGAAGGCATATTCGAGGGCCATCTTCCTAGAAAACACGATCACCGATGTGATTCAGGCTGATGGGTTTCTTCCCTGGAATGGTGACCTGAACCTGGACACGTGTTTCTTTGCTGAGTATGAGAACACTGGCCCGGGTGCCGATGTGAAAGCTAGGGTGAAGTGGAGTAAAGGGGTCCTTACCAAGGATGATGCTACCAAATACACTGCTGACCAATGGCTCCAGGCCAACGCCTGGCTCCCTGCCACCGGCATTCCTTACACTCCTGGCTTCAACAAAGCTTGAACTCAAACTCACGCATCAACAAATGCATGCATGTCCTTTTTGTAGCCATTAACAAAAACATTCCCCAACACCTTGCTATATATCCCGTGTTACTTAGGTTTAGATGAACCCAAATACTGTATAGTAACCAAACTATAGAAATTCCTTGGATCATCGTTTCACATTCCAAGAGTGCATGTCAGTATATAGTACTAAGCAATAAGctatcattcattcattcattgtatattgtatatgtacatatatatatcgATGAAGGGCATGAGAGGCTTGTCAATTTGTTCACTGTCAATCTTTTTCTTCCTACCTTTGTGAGTTTTTAGTGCGCTACTTTCTGTATTTTCAATGATtcattattttggaaaataatactttttctctatttctttagtctcatcctttttattttatgtgattgAGAGGAGATCATtaattctttcaaaaaaaaataatgatatattaatagagatgtcaaaatgagttttaacccgtgagccaacccggctcaccacgggttcgagctgggttgggttgagaaaaattcaacttttt is a window from the Vigna unguiculata cultivar IT97K-499-35 chromosome 7, ASM411807v1, whole genome shotgun sequence genome containing:
- the LOC114190957 gene encoding pectinesterase-like codes for the protein MEKNATMVSAVSLILVVGVALGVVAFVSTGDEEPIAAAGDSTGKLTTHAKAVQAVCQNSDDKEFCSDTFSSVNTSDPTAYVKTVVKKATQDVIKAFNLSDTLTVENTKGNSSIKMALDDCKDLLEFAIDELEASQLIVQENNINNINARAADLKNWIGAVVAYKESCLDGFDTDGEKEVQSKLKTESLDSVGKLTALALDVVSGFAEILSDFNLDLITKTSSRRLLDVDQEGYPSWLSMPDRKLLADTASVKPNVVVAKDGSGDYKSVEEAINSYPKNHQGRYIIYVKAGTYDEYIKVDKKKARLLIYGDGPTKSIITGNKNVVDGYKTIRTATFSTVAEDFIAKSIAFVNTAGAAKHQAVALRVQGDRSAFFDCAMHGYQDTLYTHAHRQFYRNCEISGTVDFIFGYGTTLIQNSRIIVRKPDPNQQNIVVADGTDQKNMPTGAVLQNCEIVAEPELEQVKTSFKSYLARPWKAYSRAIFLENTITDVIQADGFLPWNGDLNLDTCFFAEYENTGPGADVKARVKWSKGVLTKDDATKYTADQWLQANAWLPATGIPYTPGFNKA